In Erigeron canadensis isolate Cc75 chromosome 8, C_canadensis_v1, whole genome shotgun sequence, the DNA window CTATTTAATTAGTGGCTATCTTCTCCTTATTAATAGGAGCTATGTATGGGATGTATTGGTGTGATCCCTCTATTTAGTCTTTGTAATTCTTTCATATCAGAATGAAAAATCACCAGATCTTCTTCTCCTTGCAATTTTATATGGCATCAGAGCCAAAAACAACCATAGTTTAAACCAATGGCAGGAGACGACGatcaaaccaaaaacaaaaacggTGAAGGTCCTAGCGGTGGTTCTAGCAGTGGAATCACATATGAGTCACCCTACTACCTTCATCCTTCCGACTACCCCAAACAACTTCACGTAAATGAAGTCCTCACAGACAACAACTTTGCCGATTGGAACCAAGAGATGACAAACTTCTTATTTGCAAAAAACAAAATGGAATTTGTCGATGGGACGATCAAGAAACCTGAGAAAACTGAGAAAAACTACATGCTGTGGATGcgtgttgatgctatgataaaGGGATGGTTGACAACAGCCATGGAGAAAAATATACGCAACAGTGTCAAGTATGCAGGAACAGCATCAGAGATTTGGGCAGACCTGAATGAACGTTTCGGTAAAGAGAGCGCTCCTCGGGCGTATGAATTGAAACAGAAAATTGCTTCTACTCGACAAAACGGCGCTTCCGTGTCAACATATTTCACCCAACTACGGTCCATATGGGATGAAGCTCAATCCATACATCCTTTTCCACGTTGTTCTTGTGACAAGTGTGAATGTGATGTGGGCAAGAAGATCAATGAACATCAAGAGAAGGAACGTCTTTATGAATTTTTAATGGGGTTAGATTCAGAATTCACTGTTATTAAGACTCAAATTCTGGCAACCAAACCAGTTCCCTCACTAGGCACTGCGTATCACTTAGTGGCGGAAGACGAGAGACAGAGAAGTATTTCGAGTGAAGGAAGGATACAACCAGAGCCCGCTGCATTCAAAGTTGGACAGAAACGAGATTTCTTAGCTGGACGAAACAAAGAAAAGGAAGGCTCGAGGACTACAAAGGATGGAATTGAGCGATGCACTCAATGTAAAAAGGAAGGTCATAAACGTGAAGGTTGCTTCGAGATAATCGGGTATCCTGAATGGTGGCCTGGGAAGAAAAAGGACAAGGTGAAGCCCAAAGCTGCGTTTGTGGACAGTGAATCGAGCCCTATTCCTGGCTTAACAAGTGAAGACTACCAACTCCTACTGAAACATTTTGTTGAAACAGGTAAAAGTGGAGATACAAAACCCGTTGCAAATATGGCTCATAAAGAAGACGAAAATGGTGAGTGGATTGTTGATTCGGGTTGC includes these proteins:
- the LOC122610533 gene encoding uncharacterized protein LOC122610533, which produces MAGDDDQTKNKNGEGPSGGSSSGITYESPYYLHPSDYPKQLHVNEVLTDNNFADWNQEMTNFLFAKNKMEFVDGTIKKPEKTEKNYMLWMRVDAMIKGWLTTAMEKNIRNSVKYAGTASEIWADLNERFGKESAPRAYELKQKIASTRQNGASVSTYFTQLRSIWDEAQSIHPFPRCSCDKCECDVGKKINEHQEKERLYEFLMGLDSEFTVIKTQILATKPVPSLGTAYHLVAEDERQRSISSEGRIQPEPAAFKVGQKRDFLAGRNKEKEGRS